The window ACCCGCTTCTATTTTAAAAGACCTAAGAAGTAAAGTTGCTTGCTGACAAGACTAAAACGGAACGCCTGAGCGTTCCGTTTTTTGGTTTAGGTTGTATCTATTGTTTTTTTTATGCTTTAATCATCTCAATGTGATCAATTCCATCCTCATCATACACATCACTACTTTGTACAAAGCCTAGTGATTCGTAAAAACGCTTGAGGTATAATTGCGCACCAATCTTGATGGGTGCTTGTCCCCATAAACGATAACAAGCTTCAATCGATAATTCCATCACAGCCCTGCCGGCACCTGTTCTTCGCGCCGCAGGCGAACTCACCACACGGCCAATCGACATATAATCAGGATAAGAAACGCCCTTGGGAACAAGTCGGGTATAAGCCGCCAAAGCATCATTTTGACGCAACATCAGGTGATAACAATCTTGGTCTTTATTATCAGCATCCTGAAACACACAGTTTTGTTCCACAACAAAAACTTCATTCCGCAAGCGAATGATTTCGTATAACTCAGTGGCACTTAACTCGTTGAAATGCTTGATACTGTGGGTAAATCCTTGCTCCATGGGTCAAAAATACATGGTATTACCCCATTATTTCTGCACCTTTGCACCCTTGTGAATACTATGGCAAAAAAAGTTGCAATCATTGGTGCAGGCCCTGCGGGATTAACGGCCGCCTATTTATTGGG is drawn from Chitinophagales bacterium and contains these coding sequences:
- a CDS encoding GNAT family N-acetyltransferase, with product MEQGFTHSIKHFNELSATELYEIIRLRNEVFVVEQNCVFQDADNKDQDCYHLMLRQNDALAAYTRLVPKGVSYPDYMSIGRVVSSPAARRTGAGRAVMELSIEACYRLWGQAPIKIGAQLYLKRFYESLGFVQSSDVYDEDGIDHIEMIKA